A single window of Zea mays cultivar B73 chromosome 10, Zm-B73-REFERENCE-NAM-5.0, whole genome shotgun sequence DNA harbors:
- the LOC100501635 gene encoding Serine/threonine protein phosphatase 2A 59 kDa regulatory subunit B' eta isoform-like, whose product MIKQILGRLPRKPGKAGDSREAAAAGNGTEPSNSYSVARSMDPGNKRAGNGDYPVPSGVIPNPVMNGAVVYHSNEPLPAFKDVPMSEKQNLFVKKVSLCCAVYDFVDPTKNLKEKEVKRQTLMELVDYVASANGKFSEVVMLEITKMVSINLFRSSSPTPRENKAIEGVDLEEDEPLMDPAWSHLQIVYEVFLRFVASQETDAKLAKRYIDHSFILRLLDLFDSEDPRERDYLKTILHRIYGKFMVHRPFIRKAINNIFYRFIFETEKHNGVAELLEILGSIINGFALPLKEEHKLFLVRALIPLHKPKCVSMYHQQLSYCITQFVEKDCKLADTVIRGLLKYWPVTNSSKEVMFLGELEEVLEATQLAEFQRCMVPLFRQISRSMNSFHFQVAERALFLWNNDHIETLIKQNYKVLLPIIYPALERNSRDHWNQAVRSLTLNVRKIFSDHDSTFFGECVQRFSDEELKQAESDSKRDAMWKRLEEMGASKPGGNHPLGAPNGKPSHAAG is encoded by the exons ATGATTAAGCAGATCCTTGGCAGGCTGCCGAGGAAGCCGGGGAAGGCTGGGGATAGCCGGGAAGCTGCTGCTGCGGGGAATGGAACTGAGCCGTCGAATTCCTACAGTGTTGCGAGGAGCATGGACCCAGGTAACAAAAGGGCTGGAAATGGAGATTACCCAGTTCCATCTGGTGTAATTCCGAATCCAGTGATGAATGGGGCTGTGGTGTATCACTCCAATGAACCCTTACCGGCATTCAAGGACGTGCCCATGTCAGAGAAGCAGAATTTGTTTGTCAAGAAGGTGAGCCTATGTTGCGCTGTGTATGACTTTGTGGATCCAACTAAGAACCTCAAGGAGAAGGAGGTGAAGCGCCAGACACTTATGGAGCTTGTTGATTACGTCGCTTCCGCTAATGGCAAGTTCTCTGAGGTTGTCATGCTGGAGATCACAAAGATGGTGTCAATTAATTTGTTCCGGAGCTCCAGCCCCACACCTCGTGAGAACAAAGCCATTGAAGGGGTCGATCTGGAGGAGGATGAGCCTCTCATGGATCCTGCATGGTCTCACCTACAGATCGTGTACGAGGTTTTCTTGAGATTTGTAGCTTCACAGGAGACAGATGCAAAGTTGGCCAAGAGATATATAGACCATTCCTTTATCCTTAGGCTGCTAGACCTTTTTGACTCTGAGGACCCCAGGGAAAGGGACTATCTAAAGACGATACTTCATCGAATATATGGTAAATTCATGGTCCATCGACCATTCATCAGGAAAGCAATTAACAACATATTCTACAGGTTTATATTCGAAACAGAGAAACATAATGGTGTTGCAGAGTTGTTGGAGATCCTGGGCAGTATTATCAATGGGTTTGCCCTTCCACTTAAGGAAGAGCACAAATTGTTCCTTGTTCGTGCACTGATCCCTCTTCACAAGCCGAAATGTGTATCTATGTACCATCAGCAGCTATCGTATTGCATCACACAGTTTGTTGAGAAGGACTGCAAACTTGCTGACACAGTTATTAGGGGTTTACTTAAATATTGGCCTGTGACGAACAGTTCAAAGGAGGTGATGTTCTTGGGTGAGTTAGAGgaggttttagaggcaacacagcTTGCAGAGTTCCAAAGATGCATGGTTCCACTCTTCCGTCAGATTAGCCGTAGCATGAACAGCTTTCATTTCCAG GTGGCAGAGCGGGCTCTGTTTCTCTGGAACAATGACCATATTGAAACCCTAATTAAGCAAAACTACAAGGTGCTGTTACCGATCATCTATCCAGCACTCGAGAGAAACTCCAGAGATCACTGGAACCAAGCTGTCCGTAGCCTGACACTGAACGTACGCAAGATCTTCTCAGACCATGATTCCACATTCTTCGGGGAGTGCGTCCAGAGGTTCAGTGACGAGGAGCTCAAGCAGGCGGAATCTGATTCAAAACGAGACGCCATGTGGAAGCGCCTGGAGGAAATGGGTGCCTCAAAACCTGGCGGGAACCATCCCTTAGGTGCACCCAATGGCAAACCCAGTCACGCTGCTGGCTAG